A window of Daucus carota subsp. sativus chromosome 2, DH1 v3.0, whole genome shotgun sequence genomic DNA:
GAAGCAGGCAAGCAGCATATCAAGAGCCCAAACTACTAGCACAGACCCAAGTCCTATTTAATCCCAGAAACTCTAGATTTCtagtagatatatatatataagtttgtatttttaaaatataaataatactataaatattataaatataaaatattatatagatattataattattttaaaaatcggatcggttcggtttttttcggatcggttcctagctataaccggaaccgcataatcggtttcgggttcggttttaaaattttcggtttcgggttcggttttaTACGGTTCGGATTCTAGCGGTTTTTGGcagtttcggtttcggtttcggatttattcggttttttgctcacccctaactcTCGGTACCGTAAACTAAATCTGCGATGTGTTTGGAGGTGCCATGGTCCCATCCGCCTTTTAGACACCTCCTCTGGATTTTTTCCCTTTCCCCAATAATAAACGGTGCATAATTGTAGATTAATGGAATGATCGcctgtttaaaattatttttaagtttaaattttacttttttaatataaaacaaatattatgtttaagaaaatacttttcaaaattatattttcgatAGCATAATTAAATActactccttccatcccaaattagataagTTAGTTGACTTTAGACACGTAACTTAAGAAGCATTGACCGTTTAGttctgaattttattttttaaaattttttttgtaagcgaaaattttatctttaaatttttatttgcaaaaataaaattttaaaaataagtaatgtagtGCCCGAAATTAACGAACTCATCTAATCCGGGATGGACGGACAGACTATTAGAAAAGGATTGTTTTCAGCATCAATAaaagggattttctatggtgtgcccaagggcacacaatagtccctaactccgataaaaatagctcattttgattggtggatgaataataaatgataatgcccccctgcattcacatcaattccaccaatcagaataggccatttttatagaatttagagGGGTtaattggattgggattttaaaacatttttttgcattcatgaaatccgagggtattcgattgggattgtttgaaatccattaaaatcttgaggtattcaattaggatttcaaattatgctataaaatctggtggtattcaattgtgattttaaattatgctttaaaatccgatgatattcaattgagattgtttaaaatccattaaaatctgatggtattcaaatgctgatggatttttttgcatttcataaaatgatggattttgtggcattcttcagtgtattttaagttttctgaaatcccatcaaaatcaatgggattttgaaacattgtgcttaaatcctatcaactctgcgacattttatcaagaatccgcacaaaatcaaaatcaaacaaaatccattaaaatccatagattaaaaacaatccattaaaatcctaaTCGAATACACCTCTCTTAGTGATTATTgtgcacacattagaaagacccttAATAAAATCTTCACGAAAACAAAAGGAAGTTTGAAAACCAAAAGTTGACTAAACAGCCACCAAATCTGTACAGGCGAAAACTCAGATGGCCCCTAAAAGTTTCACATATTTCTTCGGCTCAATTTATTGCCGCCTTTAAATTTTTTACCCGGATAGTTGAGGCAGCGACCCAGCGAGTGAATAACCCGTGAATGGGTAACAAATCCAAGCATTTTCTCATTTTTACATGGCAGTAAACGAGTAAATGAAATTAATGTGGGAAGGTTGGAGGGTAAATGAGTAATAGACACACAACCAAGAATAGAATAGGCCTTGTAGACAGTTCTAGGGCTAGAGAGAGAATGCACAAGTGCCAGCTATGAAATACAAGGCTCAAAGCTTTCTCTTGCTGTCACCTTGGTGTTTTTATATCTTTTCTCTCTCAGACCCTTCTCTATCAACCATCATAACCAAACCAGCTATTGCAACTTAAATCTCTCCCCCACTATCACCTTCTCTCTCATATTCTCCTACACTCGCATTatcagagagaaagagagagatttaATGGTTGATCTTTGCACATCAACTATGCCTTCATCTCCATCTTCTTCACTCACTTGCACAGACAAGAAGCCATGGTACCTTACGAACAAGAAGGTAACATTGAATTGACactccattaaaatctcagttTTTTTCTTGTTCAAAGCATTTTAACTAAAGCCCATCTTTTTGATTGCATCAAGATTgtaactttatcttattttatCATTAGTTACATGATATCACTGCGACCCATGTAGTTTAAATGCATCAAAATCCAAACTTTATGTTGTTTTCAATTGTTTCTTGAAATTTCTTGGTGACCCATTATTCAAATGTGTACCAAGACTTgatttttaagttatatttgGCTGTTTTTTGAAGATTCTTGGTGGCCCATTATTCAAATATGTACCAAGACTCAATCTTTATGTTATATTCAATTGTTTCTTGTAGTTTTTTGGTGACCCATTAATCAAATTTGTACAAAAATTCAATGTTTACGATTCTTTATCATTGATCACaattcttgaacacccattaACATATTTTGTGTGTATATGCAGATTGTTGATAAGTATGTGAAAGATGCAAGATATCTATTAGCAACACAAGAACCGAGTGAACTCGCTTCAGCTGTTAATCTTCTTGATGCAGCCTTGACTCTTTCACCAAAATCTGAGTCAGCTCTCGAGTTAAAGGCCCGATCTTTACTCTATTTAAGGCGATACAAAGATGTTGCTGATATGTTACAAGACTACATTCCTAGTCTCAAAATGTCATCTTCTGATGACTACTCATCGTCTTCTTTGTCGTCTGATAACTCGTCCCAACACTCTTCTAAAGAACGAGTTAAGCTTTTATCCGGTGACTCACCGAGTCACGATGAACCGAGTTTTAAGTGCTTCTCTGTTTCAGATTTGAAGAAGAAAGTCATGGCTGGTTTGACTAAAAATTGTGATAAACAGGGTCAATGGAGGTAATTTTCCCatcttttgttttgtatatttattattatatttatattaatatagatattGGAGTTTAATTAAGTGACAGCTATAGATGATGAAATCAGTAAGCACGCTTTGTGGTTGAATAAGATATTAGTGATAAAGTCAAAATGTGTCACTCTTTGCTGGCTTGAactggtttggtttggtttggaatTATGTACTTACAGAATATAATGTTGAATGACCAGAGTGTGTGTGATTAAGAGCTGTGATTCACTagatttgttattttatcatgtataaattttaaaattaattggatGCGACTATTATATTTGGACAAAATATATCATGTCATGTTTAATCATATTCAGATCACAGTGAACATGTTCTAGAtcaatatttttgtgaattggGTATTTAATGTGTCGAAGCTGATGAAACTTTTGTGATTATAGGTACTTGGTTTTGGGACAAGCATGTTGTTACTTGGGATTAATGGAAGATGCTTTGGTGCTTCTTCAGACAGGAAAACGTATGGCTTCTGCGGCCTTTCGTCGAGAGAGTGTTTGCTGGTCTGATGATAGCTTCTCTTTCTCTAAGTTTCCAATTTATGGAGATGTTATGATTAACAATCAACCACCTATGCAACCCAAAACTGAATTGGAAAACATTACTCAACTCATAAGCCACATTAAGCTTCTCCTTCGACGTAAAACCTCAGCAATGGCAGCCCTGGATGCAGGGCTTTACACTGAAGCCGTACGACACTTCTCAAAGATTGTCGATGGCCGACGTGGAGCCCCGCAAGGGTTCTTAGCAGAGTGTTATATGAACAGGGCTTCAGCATATAGATTGGCTGGTAGAATTGCTGAATCATTGGCAGATTGTAACCGAGCTTTGGCCTTGAACCCATCCTGTATTGATGCTCTCAGTACTAGAGCTGCTTTGTTTGAGAGTATAAGATGCTTGCCTGATTCTCTCCATGATCTTGAACACTTAAAGCTTTTGTACAATACAATCTTGCGTGATCGAAAACTTCCTGGTCCAGCATGGAAGCGTCAGTATGTCCATTACAGAGAAATCCCTGGAAGGTTATGTACATTAGCCACGAAGATTCAAGCTTTAAAACAAAGGGTAGCTTCTGGAGAGACTGGAAATGTGGATTATTATGCATTGATTGGTTTGAGAAGGGGATGTTCAAGATCTGAATTAGAGAGAGCCCATTTGTTGCTTACTCTACGACACAAGCCTGATAAATCAATTACTTTTATTGACAGATGTCAATTTTCCAATGAACAGGATGTTGATTCAATCAGGGACAGAGCGAAGATGTCTTCACTACTGTTGTATAGATTGATTCAGAAGGGTTATACTAGTGTTATGTCCACGATTCTGGATGATGAATCAactgaaaagcaaaggaaaaagaCGTGTGCTACATTACAAGCTACGGCAGCAATACAACAGCAAGTTCATCAGGTCCAACAAGACCAAGCCGAACTAATCAATGCAGCTTCAATGAACATGGCCAATACCAAAAACACCTCATCCGCAGCAGCTTCTGCAGCATCATCAGTGTTTCAAGGTGTTTTCTGCCGGGACCTTGCAGCAGTCGGAAATTTGCTATCGCAGACCGGATTCAATCTTCCAATCGCAGTGAAGTACGAAGCATTAAGCTGTTAATCTTTCACAACAATTAAGATAAATATCTGATTACGATGAAGAATGGGGATCCTAGAATTAATCGGATATTACCAGCAGAGTAAACTGTTAGTGTTGTCTTGTATATTACTCCTCTGCTGGGGAAATTTTGTCACCTATGTCCTCCTTTCCCATGTCCCTTCTCTTATGAGCATCATGTACAGAGTTAATTTCAGTACTAGacctttatatttaaattttgttgaacTAAATAAAACTTCGAGATCATCTTCTTCTGTCACTTTCTTTCTATCTGCTAGTTAATGTAAAAGGAAAACAAAAGCATTAAATTGCAAAAAGGTGAAAAGTTAGATGTGGCTAATAACTGTAGCAGCAGCAAGAAAAAAGGCTTAGCATTTACCTCTCTCATGTTTTATCTGCTGCATTGCCAAAAGGCTTATCCATGACTATTCACAAGCCTAGATTTCTGCTTCATGTACTAGTTTGCCATTGTCTCATTCTTTACTTTGTCGTGTATATAATAATTCACAATTGTATGCATAGCCAGGTAGCATTCATCTGTTTGGCATCTATCCTTGTTGAATGGTACAATTGTGAAAGGCCATTGTCCTTTCTCTCTTATCTTCTGGACCAGAGGATCCAAGAAGGGTGGGTTACTTGATGCCTCTAGGACAAATACTACATTTTCAGCCTCTGAATGCTGCATTGCACATAGCCTTAGTAATTCCATCTTCTACTTGGATGTCTTATACATTTATATCACATTTTTCAAATATCGACATCCGGAAAATATTACATCACAGAGAACGGTAAAATTATCACATACTACCGATAATCTAAGTTATTAAGGATATATCCTCAGTTATCTCAAGTTTTGAGTTCGACTCTAACTCGTCTGACGTTCCGCTCACCTCGAAGTAGGAGAACTAAGTTAGATTAATACATTGTTAATTGTTCTTTTGAAGAGTTGTATGCCTGCAGCACATTTTGAACAAAAAATGGGGAAAACATTTCAGTGTAAATTGCTACCTTCAGTGCCTTTGGATCCATCTTTTGAAAAGCTTTTCTCTAGAAATAGCCCATTTTTAAGATTTGACCAGGGTAAAAAAATGATCTTCAAGTCAAATATAATGGCTTGGTATGCAAATTCTTGAAATCACTAAACAGGTGAATTGTTTTGTATATCCAGAACATGCAACATAAAACTTGGAGTAACACACTAACACATGGAGAAGTAGTTGGACTACTTTATTAAATGGTTAATCTGATGTTTTCTATATTCATGCTTTTGATAAGGTAAAAATGGTTGGCTGATTTTTATCTTTGCTTCAGCCAAGTGGTTTGGTGGGGAAAATGGTATTATGACTTAAAACCTTTAAATATCAGAGGCACAGatatgttttttgtttcttctttTGAGCATGGTCTTTCTGCAACTAAAAGAAAGAACATCAGCTGAATCCAGAAAGAGCCAAgaagaaaatgatgaaaatgaatCATCACCATGCTAGCCAAATGATGTTAAATTGTCACACTGTCTTtcaataatatacataattaataaaCATGTTCAATTTATCCTAACAACAATTAAAAATATCGTCATTGCAATTTTACAAGTTCAGTCGAGACTTCAGAAGATGGTAGCAAACTTATCAGAAAACATGAACATATATGATTACATAAGAAAGAGAACTAATGAAGTTAAATTCTTCTTACCAATGTGAGTACAAATATTCTTTTTGAAGCCATGTCTTCTTGTGGATTAAATGGTTTAAAATAGAAACGGTACCTCCATTTCAAGACATTGAGCGTTCTTGTAAAACGGAGTGGCAAACTTTGATGCAATAGTTCTACTTGACCTATTATTTTTCCGTATTTCCTCGTAATCAAGGTGATTAAATAATTGATTCTTTTTAATTTCGGTGGTTTCGCAAGATCAAGAAAACGTCATGCTATAAAAATAATACTGCAGCGAGTTTACCAGTGGATATGTTATTTTATCTGAAAACCTCACTTGCAAGTGACGTCATCTTTAACTTTTCTTCGGATTCTAGCAAGACATGCTCTTTTCTTCAACTCTAATCAACAATACTTTTGATTTTCATGCTCTTCGATTtggtataaaataaattattcgcAATTTCATTACCAGTTGTTTATAAagatagaagaaaaaaaagagtcaaattataaagataataatatataataaatatattgaataatAGGAAAAAGATATCAAAAGTTTAatacaaatatttgtttatacAAAGAGTAGCCGTAGACTTTGAAACTGAAAGCTCAAAACCGAAAAGACAGAGTCCAAAACTAAACAAAAATGACAGAGGGCAGAAATCAGTGAAATCCATCATTCTGTGCAttttttttatcagtttttgTGAACGTAGATTCCATCATTCTGTGCATTTTTCTGTATCAGCTTCTGTGAACGTAGATTACTCTTGAGTATATTAAGAACCTGTTATTCAAAATCCGTGGAGCATGCATGTTATCAAACAATACAATTATGGGAATATTTACAACGAAAATAGAATAATGCATATACACCAGAAAATGTCGTCATGATTCTACAAACTTTTATTCCTGTTTCTAATTGCTTTTATAAAGACTGAATATAATCATTCATGTGTACGTAAAAATAAACAAAGCTATGTAACAAAGCTTCGAATTTTGGTTCTTCCACACGCGAGAGATCATCCGGTAAAATCCAAAAATCTCTATTAGCggtctatatttatatataacaattatttctATATGAAATTTATGTCGATTtattgtataatattatatattctatgTATGTTTAAGTTGTAGAGTACTAATTGTTTGTTACAAAATATCGAATCGATTATAGTTCTTTTGTAAAAAATTGATtgattcaatttattaaaatataatttttttttatatatttacttattttcatGTGATAACCACATTCATACGTTTGAATTTTCAGTTAAGCGACTAAATaggataaatttgaaatatgataaTGAAAAAATTTCTACATTGATCTTTAAAAACTTGATTCCCATGTATGATATGGCATCTAAAAAAAATGCTGGACACTCAATATAAAAAGcatatacatttatttattagtGAAAAGAGGAATATATTGATTTCtgagatttctttaataaaatgttaaaaataa
This region includes:
- the LOC108205842 gene encoding uncharacterized protein LOC108205842 → MVDLCTSTMPSSPSSSLTCTDKKPWYLTNKKIVDKYVKDARYLLATQEPSELASAVNLLDAALTLSPKSESALELKARSLLYLRRYKDVADMLQDYIPSLKMSSSDDYSSSSLSSDNSSQHSSKERVKLLSGDSPSHDEPSFKCFSVSDLKKKVMAGLTKNCDKQGQWRYLVLGQACCYLGLMEDALVLLQTGKRMASAAFRRESVCWSDDSFSFSKFPIYGDVMINNQPPMQPKTELENITQLISHIKLLLRRKTSAMAALDAGLYTEAVRHFSKIVDGRRGAPQGFLAECYMNRASAYRLAGRIAESLADCNRALALNPSCIDALSTRAALFESIRCLPDSLHDLEHLKLLYNTILRDRKLPGPAWKRQYVHYREIPGRLCTLATKIQALKQRVASGETGNVDYYALIGLRRGCSRSELERAHLLLTLRHKPDKSITFIDRCQFSNEQDVDSIRDRAKMSSLLLYRLIQKGYTSVMSTILDDESTEKQRKKTCATLQATAAIQQQVHQVQQDQAELINAASMNMANTKNTSSAAASAASSVFQGVFCRDLAAVGNLLSQTGFNLPIAVKYEALSC